Genomic segment of Arachis hypogaea cultivar Tifrunner chromosome 16, arahy.Tifrunner.gnm2.J5K5, whole genome shotgun sequence:
GAATAGGCAGCATCAAGTGTTCAAAGAGCACCTTTGCAATGTCTGCTGGCATATTCAATGAAAATGTAATCCCAGCCAGCTTATAAGCTTCCTTTTCAAGATACTTCAGCCTTTTCACCAACAATTTACGAGCCTGAATGCATCTCTCCAAGTCGACACCAATTCCCCATAGCTCCATGTCAGCAAGAACATTTACCTAAAGCAGCATCCATGTAGCATTACTCAGTGCATGTAAACATATAAAACAACTGAgaatataaaaccataaaaacaaacATCAAGGTAACTTGGTATAATTGTTCATAGTCTTAGTTTATAATTGTGACAGtacatattatttataaatttatattgagAAAATTTATGGGAAAAAATAAAGCAAGCCAATTCTAAATAACATCCTTCTTATCACTGCATTGAATGTTTGTAAAAGCATCTTGCTGCCAAACTTCAAATAATCAAAATGGCCTGAAAATAACATACCTTTATACATTCCAAATAAAAGCTAATATCAACTATTTCATCACCTTTTTTACTTTTATGGCTTTTATTTAAGCTTTCAAGCAAATTAAAAACGAGATTAATTCATCGTTTAGTATTTAGCAGCTAAATCACCTTATATGATACACTGCAAGGATATGCAAATCTAATGCTAATCTTTCTATGATATTTCACCAAATATAAGGAGAAAGTCCATCAGAGTCAGCATGTAGAACCACACAAAAATGTTAACTATacaattaagaaattaaaatatttaagtcaTTTAGTGAATTTCATATACAGTTAATCTCAGTTTTCAATGGAATAGATTGGTTAACATGTTGATAATTGTTCATAAGTTCATTGCATAGTTAGCATTTCCAGAAAACCCAAATTGGAATAAATTTACTACACCGTTGACAGAACAACACCAATAAATGAACATTTGAGTTATACAAATATACAAAATCAACAAGCTATATAAAATCTTTTGTCTTGCTTGCTGAAGGAATTCATATTTtcaatatctatatatataaccAAAACAAAATTTCCAACATGAGAAAGGACCAAGATGTCTTTACATGAGAAAGTTTTACATGTCTATGCATATGTCCAAGAAAGGTCCTAACCCCTAAATGAATCCAGCACTTGTTCGATAtagtttacaattttttttatgcatcaaatgtgcaatgcatgaatttataatttattttaatgcatACATCCTACAATAAACAAGTTGCTAATTTTAGTGTCAACACACATCAGAATAAAAACACACTTCATTAAGTAATAAAGTTAATGAAGTCTAGAGAAGTGTTGGCTAGTTAGAACAGTAGAGCCAGCTAGGATAGGACAGCTATAAGTTAATTACAGCTTCCATATCTAACTTAAGTATGAAAGCACTATTCTGCCCTTTGGACTAGCTTATGCAGAATCCTATCCCACATTGTATATAAACACAGATCAGTGCTAAGCTCAATCATAATACAGAGTACACATTTCTgaactttctctcttctctttgaaTTCTCTCGTGTCTCAAActgtattattaaaattaaaaaattacttaaaatctTACCAAAGGGATTTCTATTCTCATAAGCACTTCAACAAGTTCTTCAGAAACAAGTAATTTCCAAAGAACAGAACATAATGCTCTTGTTTGAGCAACCCGTCGGCAGCAACCATTATGTGCAGCTCTTCGCATCTGATTCTTCCACCTGCCACTCTGATTAGCAGCTGCAGCATCCTCAGAGGATAACCTCTTCTTTACCTCCTAAAATATCAACATAAATACTTAACTCTAAACGACCTAATATCTCCTACAATAACACAAAACATAGTCACATATGTACAAGTATCCATGCAATTCGAATATTTACATTACCTTCTCCAGGTTTGGATTTGAGCTCCTCTCTTCATCAGGCCACAGTATCCAAGTCACAATACACATGTCAATTACATCTTTAATGAGGACACGTGGTAGCAATACATATGAACTATCTACAATTTCAAAGTCTTCATTATTTCCGAGATTGTAAGAGCAACCAAACCTCTGAAGTGAAACTGCAGGCTTTTTTAAAACCTGAATTTGAATCTTCAAATTCCAAGTGAACTTTTTGACATCTCTTTTTCCTAATATTTTACTAATCCTGCTCCATCTATCCTTGGCAATCTCCAAATCATGCTTAGAATTAGAAGATGAAACTTTCAGCTTGTGACTGCATGCACTCAAGGATAAACTGTCATCGCTTTTACCCATAGACAACAAAATATCCCTGGGAAGGTTAATGTAGTATACAGGAGAGCATTCCCAACAGATGGCTATGCCATGTATTTCAAAAGGAGCAGGAGAGTGTAGTTCCAATCGTTTGATATAGTGGATATCAAAGTAGAACTCTGGCAAAGTTTCCCATAGATCCAGAAATGAATCAATCCCACCAGGACTACTACCTGCATTAATGGGACCTCTCTGGGTGGAACTTTCCATATTTCCACTTGCTAAAATTCTACTATGATGTTGGTCCTCTGAACCACGAGCTAGGCACCCATCATGTATGACGGTGGTATCAGTTGGATTCTGTAACTGATCAGAGAGAGTGGGCAGGTATACATTCTTGGTAGGGTCAAAAGTAGCATTGGGCTCATTTCTTATAGATCCAATAACTGGAGCTTCAGAATTTTCAGTAGACAAATTAAATGGAACCTCACTGATTGGTTTTCCTTTCAGATAAACTAGAGCATCATTTTCAGAATCTTGTCTCTGTCTTGCTAAAGCAACTTCATTAGAACTATCATTGTGGACTGCATCAACAAAACTATGACTAGTGTGAGCTGTGTCACTTCCAGAGTTACTTCCAGCTTCTTTCTTGGTAGAATCAGAAGCAGCAGTAAATATGGGAGGAGCAAACTGTGGGACATCATATCCAAGTGACTTATATGCTGAGAAAGCAGCAACCCTTGCCTCATCAGCTTTATCAAGAACAATCTTTCGAGCACCATTCTTGATCTTCTTCGCCACACCAAATTGTAAACTCCGTTTCGCAGAACCttccaaaataaacaaaattaaatctcGTTGTCAAAATAGAGTCTAGATTGTCTCCACAGacatcaaagatttatggaatgAATTGAAGCAATAAATTAAAGTCAAGTAGAAACTATAACAAGAATTGAAGATAAactcaaagaaataaaaaatatagcgcAGTGCTAACAGACTCAATTGAAAAAGTTATCAAGAAATATCGACAAACAAGAGGTCCCTATAAGATGTTAATCCAATTATTTTAATGCCATTTTAACCATATGtgatttttcatgtaataaagcACCAAAAAGGTTATCTCAATCTTTTaaacataaaaacaaataaataaataaattcactaataaaaatttttgaagatgacCTTCTGTTGCCCATGATGACGATTCAAAAAGCGCCTTAACTATTTCCGGTACCGAAGCTTCAGCAATTGCAAGAGGTGTTCGTAAACCTGCTTTATAGAGTGCTCTAGCTCGAGAACCCTACAAATTGAATGGTAAACAAGGCAAAGCAATGAGCTCTATCACAAGCCTATACTAAGAACAAGACATAAACTATTTGATGGAGTATGCTAGAGTGATAGCATTCGACTGCACCTACTTTAACATAGGGAATGGCAGTAAGCTCTACAATCTCTGCTCTGACTCCAAATGACACACGATTCTGAAATTTAGCAACTAAGCCTTCAAGATCATGCCAGCCAAGCCTCTCACAGAATGCAGAAACCATAGATGCAAACCTTCCAGCATTCTCTTGCAAGGCTTGAACCATTCCTCTGGCAACTTTATATGCTTCACAAACCTCGCCCACAGGAGTTTCCTTTAAAAAAGCACATTCATTCAAGGAATGATTTAATCACTAGaaaaatattatagattaaataaagaggaaaagaaagataTTGTTAAAGCAATTGTTAAAACAAAAGTTTAAATATTGTTAGAACTACAACAGTAAGCAGAACAAAATTTTATGACACTATCCTTTAAATATTGTTTACTTTCGCTTAACAGCAATGCTTTGCTTTTTCCGTTACCCCTTGACTTCCTTTAGGATCTAATTTACTTTCATGGCTTCTCTTTGTTACTTTCAGGAATTTTCCATAATTGGACATGCAAAAGGGTACTGTGTTAACACCTTGAGTTCTTGTTCTAACTGAGAAGGATTCCTTcttacttttctatctttttttccTAATGGCATCCATCTTTggaaaaacataagaaaaaaaatacaaatagtgATATTTTAATCCACACAACAGGAAAAAGCACCTGAACTAGCAGTGACAAAATAAGAGCAACATAGAATCGTCTACAAACACGAAGTGTTTGATCATCTGAGAGTGCAGTTGCATCAGAGATCCCGAGTTGATTTCCTCGTTTATTGTTTATCCCTCTTGTACTGTCACTTGACTTGTTATAAGAACGTATAGGTGCCCCATGTGCCATACGCATCAAGAATGGTTCCGTCACACCTACTCGATTACCAACTGACtgcaaaaagtaaaataaataacgaaataaaaactaaaaaaatcaatGATAATCAACAGGTGTTACAAATATGCTAAAGCTTCCATAGAACAGTTATGTCAAAACTACAAACATAAAGTTACTCCAAATTGATCTCCCTTGACATTTAAAGACAATTCAAACAATACACTTTGCACAGCATACTAGAATAACAGACATAGAGCTCTGACTTCAAATTTTACCATTTCATTGTTCATTTATATAGTTTGGACACTTTCCGTACTATAAATTTATTTCTTCTGCAAAGATAGGTTATATTGAATATCTGATGAAATCCAAGCAGCTCCAAAAGTCTTTCTGAAAAGCAACATGGGAAGTTACATCATGAACTATGTGATGGCTGTATTTTCTAGAAGAAACCAACCTGGTCAAGTGGAGACAATTTCACAAATCGCTCATAGTACAATTCCCAATCTGGCTCAACATCAACATTGATTGGAGTGACCAAGTAAACTAAGTGCAGGTCAGATGCGAGGACAAATCCTTCCCTAGCCCTTGAAAGGTCAGCGAGCACAATCTAAGATCAACCATACATAACAGGTTAATGCCAATGATAAACATAACTTTTAAAACTTCCCCAAATTATCCACCTAAATATTAAGCCATCCCCAGAATAAGAAGAACCAAAGAGAACAAACAGAACAGTGAAAATAAAAGTAAACAGAAACATTTACAAGTGATTCTTCTGGAGAGAGAGAGCTGCCAAATGATGCACGTCCAAGAGGTGTTGTACTGTAAAGTTTAGTGTCTTCATTCCATTCAAGAAACTTTCTTTGGCACAACCAGCGGAGGGATTCTTGTGCAGACTTTACCACATCTTGGAATGGTTTTGTGGAGTTCAAAAGAGTACATCTAACGTAGCGATGAACATCACTAGCTGTTTGAACTATTCCACCAGCCACAACTTCTAAGATTGCATGAGTCATTCCATTCACATCTTCAGATAAACAGGAATGTAATGGTGGACAGTTTTCATTAAGAAGCCCCATAACTCTTTTTACCTCTTCTGGTTTGCAGATAAGTACCTATGAAGATCAAAATCATTTGACACATTCAACTAATCAATTAAGTATAACAAAACAGTGCAATCAATGTAACATGAATATGCCCACatacatataaattataattaattaaactataaCATGCATGTGAAAAGCATAACCAAGTAGAAGCAAACAATATGCATATGGAATTATTGAATATGTTAAGTACAACAAGAGAAGAAATAAATAAAGATGATAATGagtcaaaatacataaaagtacatCATATCAATCAGCctaaaagcaaaacacaaacactaCCCATATAATAGTTGAAAGTGTAACAGAAAAGGGCATACACTTTCTCCTTTTGTATCAATTCCAGTACGACCAGCACGACCAGCCATCTGTTTGTACCTCGTCCCATCTATAAAATCACGACCAATTCTAGGCTGGCGGAAAATAACCCTCCTAGCTGGCAGATTAACCCCAGCCGCTAAGGTTGATGTGGCAGTTAAAACACGTAAAAGTCCTTTTCGGTAACAGGTTTCAATTATCTCTCTTTCCTCAACCTGAGaacagtgaaaatggtctaggaCTTGAGAAATAGGTGAAATATTCTGCCACAAATTCATTCTATATACCATACGTAAAGTTCAGGTCAAATGAGGAATTCTACTAAATTGAGTTTGCACTAACAATGTTAGCGGAAGCTATAaacaaagaagaaataaaagaattaccgTGAGGCCAGCATGGTGAAATGCAACACCCGAAGGAAGGGTTTCCTCTAATATGGGATCCAACCCAGCAGGACACTTTCTCAACGAGTCGATAGCAGAAGTAATATCAGCAAACTCACAGTCGTTCTCCTGAATATTAGCAATAAAGCTTTTAAGGAACTTTCCAACATGCCTTGCTGTCGATTCACAACCCTTTCGACTAGAGCAAAATATTAAGACTGATTGTCCCTCTTGAACAACCTGAAAGCATATTAATTGTTGATAATTATTCAGGGTTCACTACAGAGTGTATACATTGCAGTTAAGACTCTAAAGCACCCACCTCATTACAAAGCTCAACAACATGATCCGGATCTTTACCACCAAGATCAGCTGCCTTTGAGATTGTTCTAGAAAGTTCCATACTCTTGTCATATATGGAATTACCAACTTTTATATATTCTTCTAAAGGAACTGGCCGGAATTCTGTCTGGTATAGTGCTGCCTTAAGGTAAAATTTGCAACAATCGAATTAAAAGAAAATCACCAGAAGAAAAGGTGCTTATACTGATATGACAATGTTGAAAGCTTCATTTATCATTTTGGAAACCAAATTATCTAGCACAGTAATACTTGTACCTCAGATAGAGTCTACAAATTATGATTCAAAGAATTCCCTGAAGTTTCATATtgtcttttgaattaaaaatcatGAACTACAAGATAGATTCCTCTTAGGATTTGCCTTGCTGATGCTGAGTTTCTTCAATTTCATGTCAATGTTCATCAGCAGTGCATTTTGGTGGGGAAGAAAGTGAAAACCAATAAAatcctattttctatttttactttttcatttcaaacAAACCTAAAACCAGAGAACATTAGAAAATAGAATGGAAAATGTTTGCGCAGACCAAACATGCCCTAAATGAATTACTTCACAACCAGAATATTAATTTAGTGTGATATCAACATAGGAAGAAGATCGTCGTCAAAAAGCTTAGGAAGATAATCCAGTGCAAATCCCCAGTTCACCACCCCCTGTTCCTCCCCCCAGCAGGGCAACAACTCCCTAATTCTCTATTTATTTCCACCTTTATTCATTATATCCATGCACTCTAGTATTGTCTAGGTTCCTAACACAGTCAGGTGGGATCAAAGTTTTCTGAAAGATAAATACCAATATGTATGTTATGCAGATCATGTCTGAACAGATTGAAGTCCAATAATTGCTACTTTTTGGACTTATTTTAGgttaaaaatggaaaaaaaataatacatgctATTCTTATGTTTGTTAATGAAGCATTTGTTATGTATGGAAATAAATAATGTTTGAAATACTCCATACTTGAAGCCAGTCAGCAACTGCTGCAACATTTGGCATTGTTGCACTCATTCCAACAATTTGCAGACCTTGAGCAGGATCAGATTTGTCGCTGCTTCCACCTGAACTTTCTCCTTCACTTGATTTTGAAATACCTTCCCCTGCCGCATAACGAAGTTTTGTCAACATGAGTTCCAGAAGATAACCTCTATTTGCATCACCAACCTGTTAAAAGACATAAGCAACAAAACACTATGAGAACTGTCTAAGTGTACCATTTTGCATGTAATAGAATTCCCATCTCCTAAACATGTAACTAAAAAGTTAATGAGTGACAATACCATATGCAACTCATCTATCACAATAATTCCCATCTCTGATAAACGGCCCTCTTCCAATAATCTATTGATTAAGGAGTTTGCCTTCTCTATCGTGCAAACAGCCACAGAAGTGTCTTTAGGAAGTGTTCCACCACCTTGGTTCCCAAAATAACTACGAACATATTTACCAAGTGGCTCAAGAAGACGTTCAAGGTGTTCTGCCTGTGAACCAAATTGACATCTAAGTGTAAATTTTGAGCTGTTGAAATATGGAAGTTCATAAGCACATCCACAACCTGAatcgtatttttaaaaatataaataaatgaaaaattaaaaaattaaacagaaGAGAACAAAAAGTGCACCTTTTCAGCACAGATTGACACATATGGAAGAACAAGTATTGCCATTTTATCGGTAGATATCACCCTCCGCAGCATTAAAATCTCAGCAACAATACTCTTACCAGCACTGTGGCAACAAGAAAATCATTTCATACATGTTTCCCTCAAAAGGAAGACATATAAAGGTAAAATGAGAAGGATatagagaaaacaaaacaaacaaatcaaATTTATAAAGGAAAATATAGATAGACAGGAATTTCAATAGTGTAAAAGATGATAAATAACATGATGCAGGTATAGAAGAAAT
This window contains:
- the LOC112755443 gene encoding helicase and polymerase-containing protein TEBICHI, whose translation is MDSGSPRNRIDQFYPSKKRKAAAVSPASMPGRSEKGEKNHGVDGSPSAKGTLDSYLVSSQDDCHAARLSNVATPVGESLVRQHSVKRNLALDVSSCIDYEHSKLPVLSAQGNELAQALPSGLMDESSKVSCMVVGDPGQEKGWSGMGMGVPNLDAKRFAAEFLSLYCSGVDQIRLSSEMKEDTHTRHCSLTLVDKNISLAEKCEDPTSEPHYGSENISSDDIPKEICSGVVGSDPSLRKCTHTPTSSMNPAEFNTPGSLVVKACVKETPKSTRGSSSFSPGSAFWNEAIQVADGLCVPVTNDSSIVMHKINVVDEQHEMENSSNLQSHDGKLREVMDQCKSRFWKGEAGMHTKDSKKEVSVLPVKHFDFSFEDNILGESTLQDRGVGNLTNVTCEGGRQYECGSVTDHRYQKIDEGKEKPLVDAVCKRMNFSSQDNISMTFNSPLNEVAMAVNTHKSDEACTPSSSLSFKNHLELNSWLPPEICSIYRKKGISKLYEWQVDCLRVDGVLQRRNLVYCASTSAGKSIVAEILMLRRVISTDKMAILVLPYVSICAEKAEHLERLLEPLGKYVRSYFGNQGGGTLPKDTSVAVCTIEKANSLINRLLEEGRLSEMGIIVIDELHMVGDANRGYLLELMLTKLRYAAGEGISKSSEGESSGGSSDKSDPAQGLQIVGMSATMPNVAAVADWLQAALYQTEFRPVPLEEYIKVGNSIYDKSMELSRTISKAADLGGKDPDHVVELCNEVVQEGQSVLIFCSSRKGCESTARHVGKFLKSFIANIQENDCEFADITSAIDSLRKCPAGLDPILEETLPSGVAFHHAGLTVEEREIIETCYRKGLLRVLTATSTLAAGVNLPARRVIFRQPRIGRDFIDGTRYKQMAGRAGRTGIDTKGESVLICKPEEVKRVMGLLNENCPPLHSCLSEDVNGMTHAILEVVAGGIVQTASDVHRYVRCTLLNSTKPFQDVVKSAQESLRWLCQRKFLEWNEDTKLYSTTPLGRASFGSSLSPEESLIVLADLSRAREGFVLASDLHLVYLVTPINVDVEPDWELYYERFVKLSPLDQSVGNRVGVTEPFLMRMAHGAPIRSYNKSSDSTRGINNKRGNQLGISDATALSDDQTLRVCRRFYVALILSLLVQETPVGEVCEAYKVARGMVQALQENAGRFASMVSAFCERLGWHDLEGLVAKFQNRVSFGVRAEIVELTAIPYVKGSRARALYKAGLRTPLAIAEASVPEIVKALFESSSWATEGSAKRSLQFGVAKKIKNGARKIVLDKADEARVAAFSAYKSLGYDVPQFAPPIFTAASDSTKKEAGSNSGSDTAHTSHSFVDAVHNDSSNEVALARQRQDSENDALVYLKGKPISEVPFNLSTENSEAPVIGSIRNEPNATFDPTKNVYLPTLSDQLQNPTDTTVIHDGCLARGSEDQHHSRILASGNMESSTQRGPINAGSSPGGIDSFLDLWETLPEFYFDIHYIKRLELHSPAPFEIHGIAICWECSPVYYINLPRDILLSMGKSDDSLSLSACSHKLKVSSSNSKHDLEIAKDRWSRISKILGKRDVKKFTWNLKIQIQVLKKPAVSLQRFGCSYNLGNNEDFEIVDSSYVLLPRVLIKDVIDMCIVTWILWPDEERSSNPNLEKEVKKRLSSEDAAAANQSGRWKNQMRRAAHNGCCRRVAQTRALCSVLWKLLVSEELVEVLMRIEIPLVNVLADMELWGIGVDLERCIQARKLLVKRLKYLEKEAYKLAGITFSLNMPADIAKVLFEHLMLPIPDGRNKGKKHASTGKQCLDALRHVHPIVPIIKEHRTMAKLLNTTLGSICSLARLSVSTQKYTLHGHWLQTSTATGRLSMEEPNLQCVEHTVDFKMEEDKSEGDADENHYSINARDFFIPTQDNWLLLTADYSQIELRVMAHFSKDSSLIELLSKPDGDAFTMIAARWIGCAEDSVSSNERDQTKKMVYGILYGMGANSLADHLDCTSDEAAEKISYFKSSFPGVASWLNEVVSSCRLKGYVETLKGRKRFLSKIKFGNSTEKSKAQRQAVNSICQGSAADIIKIAMLRIYSVIVDSVDGSDSSSSMATKFHMLRDRCRISLQVHDELVLEVDPSVIREAAALLKTSMENAVSLLVPLRAKVKVGRTWGSLEAFAPDR